The Thalassotalea psychrophila genome window below encodes:
- a CDS encoding acyltransferase family protein codes for MTSEAVNQQDKPAKKKFLNSINHFRGVAIIFIVMAHCYRPAGWQIETLADKFWFNLMMNGTVFFVFISGFLFHHVFYNRWDYEKYMKSKTKYVFVPYFLLSLPWIIWHLLAGPEPSLHVLHANISDTSTAATWYVLTGRALTAYWYIPMGMMLFALSPWVMGLIQRKSLLQFAIPLAILAMLMHRPISNLNAIQSLIYFLPVYLIGVWTSVARDKIFPVIDKYWLLMLVAAVGLAIGQAFFYGAGVLNKHAFEFTVLDLMLPQKLLLTFVLLAVLNKFEHISITFLQKLAEVSFAIYFIHPWITTPWWMIYNSPDVFNMKGQGNILTTLLVTMGVIAISYVIAKIFKKVLKQRSRYIIGW; via the coding sequence ATGACATCTGAAGCTGTAAACCAACAAGATAAACCTGCGAAAAAGAAATTCCTCAATAGCATCAATCACTTTCGAGGTGTTGCCATTATTTTTATTGTAATGGCGCATTGTTATCGCCCGGCTGGTTGGCAAATAGAGACGCTTGCTGATAAGTTTTGGTTTAACCTGATGATGAATGGCACCGTTTTCTTCGTCTTTATTTCTGGTTTTTTATTTCATCATGTTTTTTATAATCGCTGGGATTATGAAAAATATATGAAGAGTAAAACCAAGTATGTATTTGTTCCTTATTTCTTATTATCTTTGCCTTGGATTATTTGGCATTTACTTGCTGGGCCAGAGCCATCTTTGCATGTTCTACATGCCAATATTAGTGATACCTCTACCGCAGCAACCTGGTATGTATTAACCGGTAGGGCTTTGACCGCATATTGGTATATACCAATGGGGATGATGTTGTTTGCCCTATCCCCTTGGGTGATGGGCTTAATTCAACGCAAGTCGTTGCTACAGTTTGCTATTCCTTTGGCGATACTTGCCATGTTGATGCACCGACCAATTTCTAATTTAAATGCAATTCAATCTCTGATCTACTTTCTACCGGTATATTTAATTGGTGTTTGGACCTCAGTGGCTAGAGATAAAATATTTCCTGTTATCGATAAATACTGGTTGTTAATGTTGGTCGCCGCGGTTGGTTTAGCGATTGGACAAGCATTTTTTTATGGTGCAGGGGTGTTAAATAAACATGCCTTTGAGTTTACGGTTTTAGATCTGATGTTGCCGCAAAAACTACTTCTCACTTTTGTATTACTGGCTGTTCTGAATAAGTTTGAACATATTAGTATTACCTTTTTACAAAAATTAGCTGAAGTCAGTTTTGCTATTTATTTTATCCATCCATGGATAACAACACCTTGGTGGATGATTTATAACAGCCCAGATGTCTTTAATATGAAAGGGCAAGGGAATATCTTAACCACACTATTAGTGACTATGGGGGTCATTGCCATTTCTTACGTTATTGCTAAAATTTTTAAGAAAGTTTTAAAGCAACGCAGTCGTTACATTATTGGTTGGTAA
- the bshA gene encoding N-acetyl-alpha-D-glucosaminyl L-malate synthase BshA: MRIGIVCHPTIGGSGLIATQLGIGLARIGYEVHFISHARPFKLVDEKGIFFHCVEGIDYPLFDDPLYTFALTAKIVEIANTYDLDLVHAHYSIPHSLCAYLASEITHKKFPTVTTIHGTDVTVVGQDKPLYPLNRFSINKSTVVTTVSNFQRRYTKEQFDIRKSIEVIYNFIDLDVFSPKHASLERRRMLASDDEKILMHISNFRPVKNTEAVIETFHMVQAKVNARLVLLGNGPDLNKIKLLCQQLGIAEKVTFLGDVMHVENIIPNADCVFQPSYHESFSMVALEAMACGVPTVTSNADGIPEVVEQGKSGFMSEPNDILAMAKDIIDVLSDTQLQQRMGAYGRKRAEQNFCWSDKIAEYVKCYENAILKYQPKLIEFPKTKQQ, translated from the coding sequence TTGCGTATAGGTATAGTTTGCCATCCAACTATTGGAGGCTCAGGTTTAATTGCTACTCAACTTGGTATTGGATTAGCGCGTATAGGTTATGAAGTGCACTTTATATCTCATGCTCGACCTTTTAAATTAGTCGATGAAAAAGGCATTTTTTTCCATTGTGTCGAGGGCATAGATTACCCCTTATTTGATGATCCACTTTATACGTTTGCCTTAACGGCAAAAATAGTTGAAATAGCGAATACTTACGATTTAGATTTAGTGCATGCGCATTATTCTATTCCACATTCGTTATGTGCATATCTCGCTTCAGAAATTACCCATAAGAAATTTCCAACTGTAACTACAATTCATGGCACAGATGTTACCGTTGTTGGGCAAGATAAACCGCTCTATCCACTAAATAGATTCAGTATTAACAAAAGTACAGTGGTTACTACCGTTTCTAATTTCCAACGACGATATACAAAAGAGCAATTCGATATTAGAAAGTCAATTGAGGTGATTTATAACTTTATTGATCTTGATGTTTTTTCACCAAAACATGCGAGCTTAGAGCGCAGGCGTATGTTAGCCAGTGACGATGAAAAAATATTAATGCATATCTCAAACTTTCGGCCGGTAAAAAATACCGAAGCGGTAATTGAGACCTTTCATATGGTGCAAGCTAAGGTAAATGCACGTTTAGTGTTACTTGGTAATGGCCCTGATTTAAATAAAATTAAATTGCTGTGCCAGCAGCTAGGCATAGCTGAAAAGGTCACTTTTTTAGGCGATGTTATGCATGTTGAAAACATTATTCCTAATGCTGACTGTGTCTTTCAACCTAGCTATCACGAATCATTTAGTATGGTGGCTTTAGAGGCCATGGCATGTGGAGTGCCTACCGTTACCAGTAATGCGGATGGTATCCCGGAAGTAGTAGAGCAAGGCAAGAGTGGTTTTATGTCAGAGCCAAACGACATTCTTGCCATGGCTAAGGATATTATCGATGTGCTAAGCGATACCCAATTACAACAGCGAATGGGCGCTTATGGCCGTAAACGAGCTGAGCAAAATTTTTGTTGGTCAGACAAAATTGCCGAATATGTAAAGTGTTATGAAAATGCGATTTTAAAATATCAACCGAAATTAATTGAATTTCCTAAAACAAAACAACAATAG
- a CDS encoding cation:dicarboxylate symporter family transporter: MFDKKNKMSMSTMVLLSFALGIIFGLFFGEMIGWMGIIGDAFIKLLQMTIIPYIIVSLISSLGNLSYDQARSLGVKVGKLMLVIWVIGLLVMYLIKFTFPEWQSGSFFSLTALTDPESIDLLDLYIPANPFYSLSNSYIPAIVVFCVATGIALISVDEKESLMKPMELLGAAFNKVTQYIVKMMPIGIFAMTAATAGTMDLAEFQKLQVYFVAHIVMTIILTYWVLPAILATITPFSYRDITGIAKDAMITAFAAGNIFIILPLLIERTKELFHKYNLGDENTDNYSNIIIPVVFSFPNLGKLLTIVFVLFAAWFSGRELDFLTYLPMSINGLISLFGSVYLTIPMLLDSLELSSDLFQLFMVSSLFTSRFTSLLAAMNIFILAVGGTAMLAGIAKISMKRLAVYSALTPVVFVAIFSLTNMLLSSFVDTEYVMDEVVTKMETANELPEEVKTYLWDDLAPTISPRSITDIKKNGYLNVGYNPRQVPFSYFNANKELVGFDIEMMKKLASELDVKLVFIPYDDVNAVKALNRGQFDIAISGLQMTTKRIQMLNFTNPALTLHYSIVVKDHRADEFLNSDYLKTAEKITLASVGEYSISSQLIKMYPNVEIQRIESDKEFFDDKSGKWDGLIISLEAGQAWTILYPEYVAIYNRDDIKSFPMSYAVAQDNISLQTFLNSWLTIQESSGHIEKLYGYWILGENAVPKQPRWSIIKDVLHWVDSEKDDK, encoded by the coding sequence ATGTTTGATAAAAAAAATAAAATGAGCATGTCGACCATGGTGCTGCTTTCCTTTGCGTTAGGCATTATCTTTGGCTTGTTTTTTGGTGAAATGATAGGTTGGATGGGGATCATTGGTGATGCTTTTATTAAGTTATTACAAATGACCATTATTCCGTACATCATAGTTTCACTGATATCTAGCCTAGGTAACTTGTCCTATGATCAAGCTCGTTCGTTAGGCGTCAAAGTAGGTAAGTTGATGTTGGTGATATGGGTAATCGGTCTTCTAGTGATGTATTTAATTAAATTTACATTTCCAGAATGGCAATCGGGTTCGTTTTTCAGTTTAACCGCATTAACTGATCCTGAATCTATTGATTTACTTGATTTATACATACCGGCAAATCCATTCTATTCGTTATCAAACAGTTATATTCCTGCCATCGTTGTTTTCTGTGTTGCCACTGGTATTGCGCTTATTTCTGTAGATGAAAAAGAGTCGTTAATGAAACCTATGGAGTTATTAGGCGCCGCGTTTAATAAAGTGACTCAATATATTGTAAAAATGATGCCGATTGGTATTTTTGCGATGACAGCTGCGACTGCAGGAACGATGGACTTAGCTGAGTTTCAAAAGCTGCAGGTGTATTTTGTTGCACATATAGTAATGACCATCATCTTAACTTATTGGGTGTTGCCGGCAATTTTAGCGACGATAACCCCATTTTCCTATCGTGATATAACTGGTATCGCCAAAGATGCGATGATTACTGCGTTTGCTGCCGGTAATATATTTATCATTTTGCCGTTATTAATTGAACGTACCAAAGAGCTGTTTCATAAATATAATTTGGGTGATGAAAATACCGACAACTATTCTAATATCATTATTCCTGTAGTGTTTAGTTTTCCGAATTTAGGCAAGTTATTAACCATAGTATTCGTATTATTTGCCGCTTGGTTCTCAGGTAGAGAGCTTGATTTTTTAACCTACCTACCTATGTCTATCAATGGGCTTATTAGCTTATTTGGCAGTGTGTACTTAACCATACCAATGTTATTGGACTCATTAGAGCTGTCCTCTGATTTATTTCAATTGTTTATGGTATCCAGTTTATTTACCAGTCGTTTTACATCGCTTTTAGCGGCAATGAATATTTTCATTCTTGCCGTGGGTGGTACCGCTATGTTGGCAGGTATTGCCAAGATAAGTATGAAACGTTTGGCGGTGTACAGCGCATTAACGCCGGTGGTTTTTGTGGCTATCTTTTCACTGACAAATATGTTGTTAAGCAGTTTCGTCGACACTGAATATGTTATGGATGAAGTCGTAACAAAAATGGAAACAGCAAACGAACTTCCTGAAGAAGTTAAAACTTACCTTTGGGATGATTTAGCGCCAACCATATCACCAAGATCGATTACAGATATAAAGAAAAATGGCTATTTAAATGTTGGCTATAACCCCAGACAAGTGCCTTTCTCATATTTCAATGCTAATAAAGAGTTGGTGGGCTTTGATATTGAAATGATGAAAAAACTCGCTTCTGAATTGGATGTTAAATTGGTTTTCATACCTTACGATGACGTTAATGCTGTTAAAGCATTAAACAGAGGTCAATTTGATATTGCCATTTCGGGGCTGCAAATGACTACAAAACGTATTCAAATGTTAAACTTCACCAACCCTGCCCTGACACTGCATTATTCTATCGTGGTGAAAGATCATCGTGCTGATGAGTTTTTAAATAGTGATTATTTAAAAACGGCTGAAAAAATCACCTTAGCATCGGTAGGAGAATATTCAATATCATCGCAGCTGATCAAAATGTATCCAAACGTTGAAATACAACGAATAGAGTCAGATAAAGAATTTTTTGATGATAAAAGCGGTAAGTGGGATGGCTTAATTATTAGTTTAGAAGCGGGTCAAGCCTGGACTATTTTATACCCTGAATACGTTGCGATTTATAATCGCGATGACATTAAATCTTTCCCTATGTCTTATGCTGTTGCTCAAGACAATATTTCATTACAAACCTTTTTGAACAGTTGGTTAACCATTCAAGAATCTTCTGGTCATATTGAAAAGTTATATGGCTATTGGATTTTAGGTGAAAATGCCGTGCCAAAACAACCTCGTTGGTCAATCATAAAAGATGTTTTACATTGGGTAGATAGTGAAAAAGATGATAAATAA
- a CDS encoding BCCT family transporter, with product MNLNLEKLNKPVFIASSLFILALIIYTVLDPTTATSNFSYLQSAIVTNGSWFYVLTVTIILVFALYLSLSSISAIKLGPDHANPDYSFSTWLAMLFAAGMGIGLMFFGVAEPVMHYLAPPTADKNTLEAAQEAMKITFFHWGLHAWAIYAIVALILSYFCYRHKLPLTLRSALHPIIGNKIYGWPGHIVDIFAVVSTVFGVATSLGLGATQVNSGLNYLLGIDVSTQNQIIIMIVITALASISVATGLDKGIKILSQTNMLLAIALLALIFILGPSVFLLKVYVQNIGAYLSDLVHNSFNLFAYDKKDWIGGWTIFYWGWWLAWAPFVGLFIARISRGRTIREFILGVMLVPTLFTLLWMTIFGNTAIAMVTDGTNANLAQMVGENSSVALFVFLESFPFTTALTVLSVVMIVIFFVTSCDSGAMVIDMLCSNGRNDTPLWQRLFWAITVGVVAAVLSLAGGLGALQTMTIAAALPFSIVLLLAIFGLLRALQIESAKKESLLVNAMPTNYYQDADQWREKLDNLVSHPDKKNATKYIEGKVLKAFTKLKEQFENNGISAEIEQSQNGIKILVNHGTEHDFAYGVHKTMHTQPDFATDDESDIDEMYYRAEVHLMEGGQDYDIMGWSEIAIINDVIDQYQKHMHFLHLLRD from the coding sequence ATGAACCTAAATTTAGAAAAGCTAAACAAACCGGTGTTCATAGCATCTTCACTTTTTATTCTTGCACTAATCATTTACACCGTCCTAGATCCTACTACCGCAACCAGTAATTTTTCATATTTACAAAGCGCTATTGTGACTAACGGCAGTTGGTTTTATGTTTTAACGGTAACAATAATACTCGTATTTGCTCTATATTTGAGCCTCTCAAGTATCAGTGCAATAAAGCTTGGACCAGATCACGCTAATCCTGATTACAGTTTCTCTACCTGGCTTGCAATGTTATTTGCAGCAGGTATGGGTATAGGATTGATGTTTTTTGGTGTTGCTGAGCCAGTTATGCATTATTTAGCGCCTCCGACAGCAGATAAAAATACATTAGAAGCAGCACAAGAAGCGATGAAAATAACCTTTTTCCATTGGGGATTACACGCCTGGGCTATTTATGCCATTGTCGCCTTAATTTTGTCATATTTTTGTTATCGACATAAATTGCCTTTAACCCTTCGTTCAGCATTGCATCCTATTATTGGTAATAAAATTTATGGCTGGCCTGGTCATATTGTTGATATATTCGCCGTTGTTAGTACCGTATTTGGCGTCGCGACCTCTTTAGGGCTAGGGGCGACGCAAGTTAACTCAGGTTTAAATTATTTGCTTGGTATAGATGTTAGTACGCAAAATCAAATTATTATTATGATCGTCATTACGGCACTCGCTTCAATATCTGTAGCTACCGGACTAGATAAAGGCATTAAAATTTTATCGCAAACTAATATGCTTCTAGCTATAGCGTTATTAGCGTTAATCTTTATCCTTGGACCAAGCGTTTTCCTATTAAAGGTATATGTACAAAATATTGGCGCTTATTTATCAGATTTAGTCCACAACTCGTTTAACTTATTCGCTTATGATAAAAAAGATTGGATTGGCGGTTGGACAATATTTTACTGGGGATGGTGGCTTGCATGGGCACCATTCGTAGGATTATTTATTGCGCGTATTTCACGTGGCCGAACCATTAGAGAATTTATTTTAGGGGTGATGTTAGTTCCCACATTATTTACTTTGTTATGGATGACTATCTTTGGCAATACCGCTATTGCTATGGTCACCGATGGTACTAACGCCAATTTGGCACAAATGGTGGGCGAAAATAGCTCTGTAGCTTTGTTTGTCTTTCTTGAAAGTTTCCCATTTACCACCGCTCTTACCGTTTTATCGGTAGTTATGATTGTTATTTTCTTTGTCACTTCATGTGACTCTGGAGCGATGGTTATCGATATGCTGTGTTCAAATGGTCGAAATGACACGCCATTATGGCAACGGTTATTTTGGGCGATTACTGTTGGTGTAGTTGCCGCAGTGCTATCTCTTGCTGGAGGTTTAGGTGCTCTGCAAACCATGACCATCGCTGCCGCATTGCCGTTTTCTATTGTGTTACTGCTTGCCATATTTGGTTTACTGCGAGCGTTACAAATAGAAAGTGCAAAAAAAGAAAGTTTATTGGTCAATGCAATGCCGACCAATTATTATCAAGACGCGGATCAATGGCGCGAAAAATTAGACAATTTGGTCTCGCACCCTGATAAAAAAAATGCGACTAAATACATCGAAGGAAAAGTATTAAAGGCCTTCACCAAATTGAAAGAGCAGTTTGAGAATAATGGCATTAGTGCTGAAATAGAACAATCTCAAAACGGCATTAAAATTTTAGTAAATCATGGTACTGAACATGACTTTGCTTATGGCGTGCACAAAACAATGCATACACAACCTGACTTTGCTACCGATGACGAAAGTGACATTGATGAAATGTATTACCGGGCGGAAGTACATTTGATGGAAGGCGGACAAGATTACGATATTATGGGTTGGTCTGAAATAGCAATAATCAACGATGTTATTGATCAATACCAGAAGCATATGCACTTTTTACACTTGTTACGAGATTAG
- the nirB gene encoding nitrite reductase large subunit NirB gives MSSGTQSKQNVVVVGNGMVGHHFVEQLSQNSNYNITVLCAESRLAYDRVHLSEYFSGKTADDLALTTPENYQQLGVNFHLDAKVITIDKSQKVVTTEQGESYSYDKLVLATGSYPFVPPIPGKEREHCLVYRTIDDLDAIQSSANTGKTGVVVGGGLLGLEAANALKELGLDTHVVEFAPQLMGVQLDQAGGQQLRKMIEELGVTVHTEKATNVIVDGESSVHKMEFADGSHLETDLILFSAGIRPYDNLAREFDLTIGDRGGIVVNNQCQTSDEDIYAIGECALWNNFIFGLVAPGYSMAKAAASHITGGEESFTGADMSTKLKLMGVEVGSIGDAHARTPGALSYTYQNERDNVYKKMVVSQDGKTLLGAVLVGDTSEYDSLLQYALNGIELPENPDALILPSNGGEKPTLGVDSLPDTATICSCLNVTKGDIVAAVEAGATDVGAIKSVTKASTGCGGCSALLKNVAENEFAKRGLEVKKDICSHFVYSRTELFHIIKAEKIKNFDTLIAKHGKGMGCEICKPAVGSILASVYNDYILQDDHLHLQDTNDTYLGNMQKDGTYSVVPRMPGGEVTPEKLIVIGEVAKEYNLYTKVTGGQRIDLFGARVDQLPAIWKRLIDAGMETGHAYGKSLRTVKSCVGSTWCRYGVQDSMSMAIFLEERYKGLRSPHKIKFAVSGCTRECAEAQSKDIGVIATENGWNLYVSGNGGMKPRHGDLFATDLDDATLIKYIDRYLMFYVRMADRLQRTSVWLESLEGGLEYMQKVVKEDHLGINEELERQMDAVVATYQCEWKTTVESPEKLKRFRQFVNSDKQDVNIQFVTEREQIRPATLTEKAAKGLLIETVDVTAVEPA, from the coding sequence ATGAGCTCAGGTACTCAAAGTAAGCAAAACGTTGTTGTTGTCGGTAATGGCATGGTTGGTCATCATTTTGTTGAACAGCTTAGTCAAAATTCAAATTACAATATTACTGTACTGTGTGCTGAGTCTCGTTTGGCTTACGACCGAGTTCATTTGTCGGAATATTTTTCTGGTAAAACTGCAGACGACTTAGCCTTAACAACCCCTGAAAACTATCAACAACTTGGCGTTAACTTTCACCTCGATGCGAAAGTTATCACGATTGATAAAAGCCAAAAAGTAGTAACTACTGAGCAGGGTGAATCATATAGTTATGACAAGCTTGTTCTTGCAACCGGCTCATATCCATTTGTTCCGCCAATTCCAGGAAAAGAGCGTGAGCACTGTTTGGTGTATCGCACTATTGATGATTTAGATGCGATTCAATCATCAGCTAATACCGGTAAAACAGGCGTTGTTGTTGGCGGTGGTTTACTTGGCTTAGAAGCAGCAAATGCGCTAAAAGAGTTAGGTTTAGATACACATGTAGTGGAATTTGCACCACAGTTAATGGGTGTTCAACTAGATCAGGCTGGCGGTCAACAACTGCGTAAAATGATCGAAGAGCTTGGTGTTACCGTGCATACCGAAAAGGCCACTAATGTAATTGTTGACGGTGAATCAAGTGTTCATAAAATGGAATTTGCCGACGGCAGCCATCTTGAAACTGATTTGATTTTATTCTCAGCGGGCATTCGCCCATATGACAACTTAGCCCGTGAATTTGATTTAACTATTGGTGATCGCGGCGGCATAGTAGTTAACAATCAGTGTCAAACGTCAGATGAAGATATCTACGCAATCGGTGAATGTGCCTTATGGAATAACTTCATCTTCGGTTTAGTTGCCCCGGGTTATAGCATGGCAAAAGCTGCTGCAAGCCATATAACTGGTGGTGAAGAATCATTCACTGGCGCAGACATGAGTACTAAGTTAAAACTTATGGGTGTTGAAGTTGGCTCTATTGGTGATGCTCATGCTCGCACACCGGGTGCACTATCATATACATACCAAAATGAACGCGATAATGTTTATAAAAAAATGGTAGTAAGCCAAGACGGTAAAACCTTGCTAGGTGCTGTGCTTGTCGGTGATACCAGTGAATATGATTCGTTATTGCAATACGCATTAAATGGCATTGAATTACCTGAAAATCCTGATGCTTTAATTTTACCTAGCAATGGCGGTGAAAAACCTACTCTAGGTGTAGATTCATTACCTGATACTGCAACTATCTGTTCATGTTTGAATGTAACCAAAGGCGATATTGTCGCAGCTGTTGAAGCTGGCGCTACCGATGTTGGTGCAATCAAAAGCGTGACTAAAGCTAGCACCGGTTGTGGAGGATGTTCGGCGCTTCTTAAAAACGTTGCTGAAAACGAGTTTGCTAAACGCGGACTAGAAGTGAAAAAAGATATCTGTAGTCACTTTGTCTATAGCCGAACTGAATTGTTTCATATCATTAAAGCTGAAAAAATTAAAAACTTTGATACCTTAATTGCTAAACACGGTAAAGGTATGGGCTGTGAAATTTGTAAGCCGGCTGTAGGGTCAATTCTCGCCTCAGTTTATAACGATTACATCCTGCAAGATGATCACTTACACCTGCAAGATACCAACGATACTTATCTGGGCAATATGCAAAAAGATGGTACTTATTCAGTGGTACCGCGCATGCCCGGTGGTGAAGTAACACCTGAAAAACTTATTGTTATTGGTGAAGTCGCTAAAGAATATAATTTATATACCAAAGTTACCGGTGGGCAAAGAATTGATTTGTTTGGTGCTCGCGTTGATCAATTGCCCGCTATTTGGAAACGCTTAATTGATGCAGGAATGGAAACAGGGCATGCCTATGGTAAGTCACTACGTACCGTGAAGTCGTGTGTGGGAAGTACTTGGTGTCGCTACGGTGTGCAAGACAGCATGTCGATGGCTATCTTCTTAGAAGAACGTTACAAGGGGTTACGCTCTCCACATAAAATTAAATTTGCTGTATCCGGTTGTACTCGTGAGTGTGCTGAAGCACAAAGCAAAGATATTGGCGTGATTGCTACTGAAAATGGTTGGAACTTATACGTGAGTGGTAATGGCGGCATGAAACCTCGCCATGGAGATTTATTTGCTACCGATTTAGACGATGCCACATTGATTAAATACATCGACCGTTACTTAATGTTTTATGTCCGTATGGCTGACAGATTACAACGTACTTCAGTATGGTTAGAAAGCTTAGAAGGCGGGTTAGAGTACATGCAAAAGGTGGTTAAGGAGGATCATTTAGGCATTAATGAAGAACTTGAACGACAAATGGATGCTGTTGTCGCCACCTATCAATGTGAATGGAAAACAACCGTAGAAAGTCCTGAAAAATTAAAACGTTTCCGTCAGTTTGTTAACTCAGACAAGCAAGATGTAAATATTCAATTTGTCACTGAACGCGAGCAAATTCGCCCGGCAACACTTACCGAAAAAGCGGCCAAAGGTCTGCTTATTGAAACGGTTGATGTTACCGCTGTAGAGCCGGCTTAA
- the nirD gene encoding nitrite reductase small subunit NirD, producing MTAINSTNTNWHTLCQKDDLVKHSGVCALLDNEQQVAIFLIDNDKAFTISNWDPAGNANVLYRGLIGDEEGEIFVASPLYKERFVLSDGRCLDDESLSVTSYATRIEQGQVQVLV from the coding sequence ATGACTGCAATTAATAGCACCAATACGAACTGGCACACGCTGTGTCAAAAAGACGATTTAGTAAAACATTCTGGCGTTTGTGCACTGTTAGATAACGAACAGCAAGTAGCAATTTTTTTAATTGATAATGACAAAGCTTTTACCATTAGTAACTGGGATCCAGCTGGTAATGCCAATGTACTTTATCGTGGTTTAATTGGTGATGAAGAGGGTGAAATTTTTGTGGCGTCACCGTTATACAAGGAGCGCTTTGTTTTAAGTGATGGCCGTTGTTTAGACGATGAATCTCTGTCTGTGACCAGTTATGCCACGCGCATTGAACAAGGCCAAGTACAAGTATTGGTTTAA
- the cobA gene encoding uroporphyrinogen-III C-methyltransferase, with amino-acid sequence MSSSSLFSPFYSFTRFVKMSLGNLNNSGAEYNALSNKSNRQGQVYLIGGGCGDPELLTMKAHRILQSADVIMVDWLVNPDMYQYFPKQAKVEFVGKKCGKHSMHQDEICQTMLAHAQAGNTVIRLKGGDPSIFGRLAEETEILTKHQIPFAIIPGITAASGCAAYSGIPLTHRDCAQSVRFVTASLKDTEAEANWRNIANEKDTLVFYMGLNKVSQISQRLIKYGMKETMPIAIIDQGTLKDQQVCCSDLTNIANEMKFYDFKGPALIIVGEVVNKRQAIATPMLSAKQSVELHTQS; translated from the coding sequence ATGAGTAGTTCAAGTTTATTTAGCCCATTTTACAGCTTTACTCGTTTTGTAAAAATGAGCCTAGGCAACTTAAACAATAGCGGTGCTGAATATAACGCTCTATCAAATAAATCTAACCGCCAAGGGCAAGTTTATTTAATTGGTGGTGGCTGTGGCGATCCTGAATTACTTACTATGAAAGCGCACCGTATTTTGCAATCAGCCGATGTGATTATGGTTGATTGGCTCGTGAATCCAGACATGTATCAATATTTTCCAAAGCAAGCAAAGGTTGAATTTGTTGGTAAAAAATGTGGCAAGCACAGTATGCATCAGGATGAAATATGTCAAACAATGTTAGCGCATGCACAAGCAGGAAACACCGTTATTCGGTTAAAAGGCGGCGACCCAAGCATTTTTGGTCGTTTAGCCGAAGAAACCGAGATTCTGACCAAGCACCAAATCCCGTTTGCGATAATTCCAGGGATAACGGCGGCTAGTGGCTGTGCTGCCTACTCAGGCATCCCGTTAACCCATCGTGATTGCGCACAATCAGTAAGGTTTGTTACCGCTTCTTTAAAAGATACTGAAGCGGAAGCTAACTGGCGTAATATTGCCAATGAAAAAGATACCTTAGTATTTTATATGGGGTTAAATAAAGTGAGCCAAATTAGCCAACGCTTAATTAAATATGGCATGAAAGAGACAATGCCAATTGCCATTATCGACCAAGGCACACTTAAAGATCAGCAAGTATGCTGCAGCGATTTAACTAATATAGCGAACGAGATGAAATTTTATGATTTCAAAGGCCCCGCGCTAATTATTGTTGGTGAAGTAGTCAATAAGCGCCAAGCAATTGCAACACCAATGTTAAGCGCCAAACAGAGTGTTGAGCTACACACACAAAGTTAG